A window of Planctomycetaceae bacterium contains these coding sequences:
- a CDS encoding sulfatase-like hydrolase/transferase, producing MALVSMAMWPIGTAADKPNIIIFLADDLGYADIGVYGCQDIPTPHVDALANNGVRFTGWLCHASGLLAIACRLDEQDVSASLRVRTQLRPERYAS from the coding sequence ATGGCACTCGTCTCGATGGCGATGTGGCCAATCGGAACTGCCGCTGACAAACCCAACATCATCATCTTCCTCGCCGACGACCTCGGTTACGCCGATATCGGTGTGTACGGCTGCCAGGACATCCCCACGCCACACGTCGATGCCCTCGCGAACAACGGCGTGCGATTCACGGGGTGGCTCTGCCACGCATCCGGTCTGCTCGCCATCGCGTGCAGGCTCGATGAGCAGGATGTATCAGCATCGCTTCGGGTTCGAACACAACTCCGGCCGGAACGCTACGCGTCGTGA
- a CDS encoding DUF1501 domain-containing protein gives MGRRVRPHTIRPGRRRPDHNHTGYTTWMAGGGVKGGFQYGATDRFGYEAVVDKVHIHDWHATILHLLGLDHERLTFRHAGRDMRLTDVKGRVHDRMFA, from the coding sequence GTGGGGCGGCGAGTTCGGCCGCACACCATACGCCCAGGTCGCCGACGGCCGGACCACAACCACACCGGTTATACGACGTGGATGGCCGGCGGCGGAGTCAAAGGCGGCTTCCAGTATGGAGCCACCGACAGATTCGGTTACGAAGCCGTCGTCGACAAAGTCCACATCCACGACTGGCACGCCACGATCCTGCACCTGCTCGGCCTCGACCACGAACGCCTCACCTTCCGCCACGCCGGCCGCGACATGCGTCTGACCGACGTCAAGGGGCGGGTGCATGACAGGATGTTCGCATGA
- a CDS encoding DUF1501 domain-containing protein — translation MDFRSVSRSRNHADKLCLINSMQTDIPAHPPAFIQMHTGISTSPRPSMGAWCCMARDRERESAHGFVTICTPSNNGGSTNFGSAFLPASSRTKIGTNRQPISRIKIASLKSPRTQTAQEEQLAFIRSLNASAEEHDHNNPFIAGLSEAHELAYRMQGELPPVIDLSQETSATQEFYGIGTTETDDFGRQC, via the coding sequence GTGGATTTCCGATCTGTATCCCGAAGTCGGAATCACGCCGACAAGCTGTGCCTCATCAACAGCATGCAGACCGACATCCCGGCGCATCCGCCGGCGTTTATTCAAATGCACACCGGCATCTCGACGTCGCCGCGACCGTCGATGGGAGCCTGGTGCTGTATGGCTAGGGACCGAGAACGCGAATCTGCCCACGGCTTCGTCACCATCTGCACCCCGTCCAACAACGGAGGCTCGACGAACTTCGGGAGTGCGTTTCTGCCGGCGTCGTCCAGGACAAAGATCGGCACGAACCGCCAGCCGATCTCGCGCATCAAAATCGCCAGCCTGAAAAGCCCCCGCACGCAGACGGCTCAGGAAGAGCAGTTGGCCTTCATTCGGTCGCTCAATGCGTCCGCTGAGGAACACGATCACAACAACCCGTTCATCGCGGGCTTGAGTGAAGCCCACGAACTCGCCTATCGGATGCAGGGAGAACTCCCGCCTGTCATCGATCTGTCGCAAGAGACGTCAGCCACACAGGAATTCTACGGCATCGGCACGACCGAGACCGACGACTTTGGTCGGCAGTGCTGA